Proteins from one Panicum virgatum strain AP13 chromosome 7K, P.virgatum_v5, whole genome shotgun sequence genomic window:
- the LOC120640142 gene encoding MEIOTIC F-BOX protein MOF-like, which translates to MAASATKRARDADGGSICGSDRLSALPDDLRRRVLSFLPAQQAVQTTVLSKRWADLWRSAPGINLDLMHFRRSPYEPWAETTGRMERFFSKLLMLHDSPCLDAFRLTASSAGLDSRRHIDAWVRRAVRGNPLVLEVRTMSSDGHDLYQLPHLGSSSLPWRRLKRLKLTGVSLDHSFAEMLRSWWPHLEDLVLVQCQIGFCGIESDRLRNLTIQYCTNPPADVFVIRASGLAALSLALHNSSYRNGVSLHVGNSLVRASVTLKRDEFSPRNEAMILGSLFNVASLEMKDFQAMAILDTELFDKLPAFNNLRTLTLNPFSLNSTVCDVHNFKALRKFLQKASNMEMLTLENFWVSDGSPGGEGNAKTKKAESQNMVPLHCPKLESTELRYHGYDANIPILQRLLLGISAPKNSIKFTNMKYRFVMC; encoded by the exons ATGGCCGCATCCGCCACCAAGCGGGCCCGCGATGCTGACGGCGGCTCGATCTGCGGCAGCGACCGGCTGAGCGCCCTGCCGgacgacctccgccgccgcgtcctctccttcctccctgccCAGCAGGCCGTGCAGACCACCGTGCTGTCCAAGAGGTGGGCGGATCTATGGCGCTCGGCGCCCGGCATCAACCTCGACCTCATGCATTTCCGCAGGTCGCCCTACGAGCCCTGGGCAGAAACCACGGGCAGGATGGAGCGTTTCTTCAGCAAGCTGCTGATGCTGCACGACTCCCCGTGCCTGGATGCCTTCCGGCTGACCGCATCCTCTGCTGGCCTCGATTCGCGCCGGCACATCGATGCATGGGTTCGCCGTGCCGTCAGGGGCAACCCCTTGGTGCTGGAGGTGCGGACCATGTCTTCCGACGGCCATGATTTGTATCAGTTGCCCCATCTGGGCTCCAGTAGCCTGCCTTGGCGTCGCCTCAAAAGGTTGAAGCTTACTGGCGTCTCCTTGGACCATTCTTTCGCGGAGATGCTCCGTTCTTGGTGGCCGCACCTGGAAGATTTGGTTCTCGTTCAATGTCAGATTGGGTTCTGCGGCATTGAATCCGACAGGCTGAGAAACTTGACCATCCAGTATTGCACAAACCCACCTGCAGATGTGTTTGTTATCAGGGCCTCTGGTCTCGCTGCCCTGAGCCTGGCTCTTCACAACAGCAGCTATAGAAATGGTGTTTCATTACATGTAGGGAATTCCCTTGTGAGGGCATCAGTTACTTTGAAACGTGATGAGTTCTCTCCAAGAAATGAAGCCATGATTCTTGGCAGCCTATTCAATGTTGCAAGTTTGGAGATGAAAGATTTCCAAGCAATG GCAATTCTGGATACGGAATTATTTGATAAACTCCCAGCATTTAACAATCTGAGAACCTTGACTCTCAACCCATTCTCTCTAAACTCCACCGTCTGTGATGTGCACAATTTCAAGGCTCTTAGGAAATTCCTCCAGAAGGCTTCTAATATGGAGATGCTTACTTTGGAAAATTTCTGG GTTTCAGATGGTTCCCCTGGAGGGGAAGGCAATGCCAAGACAAAGAAGGCGGAGTCTCAAAACATGGTGCCTTTGCACTGTCCCAAGCTAGAGTCTACTGAACTCAGATACCATGGATATGATGCCAACATTCCGATACTGCAAAGGCTTTTGCTGGGCATCTCTGCACCAAAGAATTCAATAAAGTTCACCAATATGAAATATCGGTTCGTGATGTGTTGA
- the LOC120641065 gene encoding leaf-specific thionin DB4-like produces MGSKGLQSVIMCVLILGIILEVEGKSCCKTTLARICYNVCRRRFPPPVCALGCRCKIVKGNKCPPGYPKLNLLPNSGEPADAISSYCNLGCVSSMCDNISNAPEFVGEETNIDMERCSDACDRICNGDASIASVAA; encoded by the exons ATGGGAAGCAAGGGTCTTCAGAGTGTAATCATGTGTGTGCTGATACTAGGAATAATCTTGGAAGTAGAGGGAAAGAGTTGTTGCAAGACCACCCTGGCAAGAATCTGCTACAACGTATGTCGTCGGAGGTTTCCCCCGCCAGTTTGTGCACTAGGATGTCGCTGTAAAATCGTAAAAGGCAACAAATGCCCGCCTGGCTATCCTAAATTGAACCTTCTTCCGAACTCCG GTGAACCAGCTGATGCCATTTCGTCGTACTGCAACTTGGGATGTGTGTCTTCTATGTGCGACAACATCAGCAATG CTCCAGAATTTGTCGGCGAAGAGACGAACATCGACATGGAACGTTGCAGTGATGCATGTGACCGTATTTGCAATGGGGATGCCAGCATCGCGTCCGTTGCTGCATAA
- the LOC120643036 gene encoding leaf-specific thionin DB4-like isoform X1 yields MGSKGLQSVIMCVLILGIILEVEGKSCCKTTLARICYNVCRRRFPPPVCALGCRCKIVKGNKCPPGYPKLNLLPNSAGEPADAISSYCNLGCVSSMCDNISNAPEFVGEETNIDMERCSDACDRICNGDASIASVAA; encoded by the exons ATGGGAAGCAAGGGTCTTCAGAGTGTAATCATGTGTGTGCTGATACTAGGAATAATCTTGGAAGTAGAGGGAAAGAGTTGTTGCAAGACCACCCTGGCAAGAATCTGCTACAACGTATGTCGTCGGAGGTTTCCCCCGCCAGTTTGTGCACTAGGATGTCGCTGTAAAATCGTAAAAGGCAACAAATGCCCGCCTGGCTATCCTAAATTGAACCTTCTTCCGAACTCCG CAGGTGAACCAGCTGATGCCATTTCGTCGTACTGCAACTTGGGATGTGTGTCTTCTATGTGCGACAACATCAGCAATG CTCCAGAATTTGTCGGCGAAGAGACGAACATCGACATGGAACGTTGCAGTGATGCATGTGACCGTATTTGCAATGGGGATGCCAGCATCGCGTCCGTTGCTGCATAA